From the genome of Cynocephalus volans isolate mCynVol1 chromosome 14, mCynVol1.pri, whole genome shotgun sequence, one region includes:
- the ITPRIPL1 gene encoding inositol 1,4,5-trisphosphate receptor-interacting protein-like 1: MAVISLLFLAVMYVVHHPLMVSDRMDLDTLARSRQLEKRMSEEMRQLETEFEERKRAAEQKQKAENLWRGDTSGDQLVLGKKDMGWPFQADSQEGPLGWMLGNLWNAGLFCLFLVFEILRQNMQHEPAFESSSDEEEEEVRVVPVTSYNWLSDFPSQEALDSFYRHYVQNAIRDLPCTCEFVESFVDDLIEACRVLSRQETHPQLEDCLGIGAAFEKWGTLHETQKFDILVPIVPPQGTMFVLEMRDPALGRRCGCVLVESECVCKREKLLGDVLCLVHHHKVLGKCSSSIKAALCTGSHLDVCKTMQWFRNMVGNAWTLVAHKYDFKLSLPPSTTTCKLRLDYRSGRFLSIHLILGVQREDTLVYLVSQAPDQEQLTSMDWPESFAACEHLFLKLVGRFAPENTCHLKCLQIILSLQEHQSLPHGASRPILTSYHFKTALMHLLLRLPLTDWQHNMLCQRLQDILWFLGRGLQQRSLHHFLIGNAFLPLTIPIPKTFRNAEPVNLFQHLVLNPMAHSQAVEEFHNLLTQVKTLPCAPLVGAP, from the coding sequence ATGGCTGTGATAAGCCTGCTGTTCTTGGCAGTTATGTATGTTGTTCACCACCCCTTGATGGTCAGTGACCGGATGGACCTGGACACTCTGGCCAGAAGTCGGCAGCTGGAGAAGCGAATGAGTGAGGAGATGCGCCAGTTAGAGACAGAGTTTGAAGAGAGAAAGCGAGCAGCTGAgcagaagcagaaagcagagaacTTATGGAGAGGAGACACATCTGGTGACCAGTTAGTGCTAGGGAAGAAAGACATGGGGTGGCCGTTCCAGGCTGACAGCCAGGAGGGGCCTCTGGGATGGATGCTAGGAAACCTGTGGAATGCAGGCCTCTTTTGCCTTTTTCTCGTCTTCGAGATCCTGCGACAGAACATGCAGCATGAGCCGGCCTTTGAGTCCAGCAgtgatgaagaggaggaggaagtccGTGTTGTGCCTGTCACCTCTTACAACTGGCTCAGTGACTTCCCCTCCCAGGAGGCCCTGGACTCCTTTTACAGACACTATGTCCAAAATGCCATCCGTGACTTGCCTTGCACCTGTGAATTTGTGGAGAGCTTTGTGGATGATCTCATTGAGGCCTGTCGGGTGCTCAGTCGCCAGGAGACTCACCCACAGTTGGAGGACTGCCTGGGCATCGGGGCTGCCTTTGAGAAATGGGGAACCCTCCACGAGACCCAGAAATTTGATATCCTCGTGCCCATTGTCCCCCCGCAGGGCACTATGTTTGTCCTGGAGATGAGGGATCCGGCCCTAGGCCGCCGCTGTGGCTGTGTGCTGGTGGAGTCAGAATGTGTGTGCAAACGTGAGAAACTCCTAGGAGACGTGCTGTGCTTGGTGCACCACCACAAGGTGTTGGGGAAGTGTAGCAGCTCCATCAAGGCAGCTCTTTGCACCGGCTCTCACCTGGATGTGTGCAAGACCATGCAGTGGTTCCGAAACATGGTGGGCAATGCCTGGACCCTTGTGGCCCACAAGTATGACTTCAAGCTCAGTCTTCCACCATCTACCACCACCTGCAAGCTCAGGCTGGACTATCGCTCAGGCCGCTTTCTCTCAATCCACTTGATCCTTGGGGTCCAACGGGAGGACACCTTGGTCTACCTGGTGAGTCAGGCCCCTGACCAGGAACAGCTCACCAGTATGGACTGGCCTGAGTCCTTTGCAGCCTGTGAGCACTTGTTTCTGAAGCTGGTAGGACGTTTTGCCCCCGAGAACACCTGTCACCTCAAGTGCCTCCAGATCATTTTAAGTCTCCAGGAGCATCAGAGCTTACCCCATGGGGCATCTCGCCCCATTCTCACCTCTTACCACTTCAAAACAGCCCTCATGCACCTGTTGCTAAGGCTGCCTCTAACAGACTGGCAGCACAACATGCTCTGTCAGCGGCTCCAGGACATTCTTTGGTTCTTGGGCCGTGGCCTCCAGCAAAGGTCTCTTCATCATTTCCTCATTGGTAACGCCTTCCTGCCCCTGACCATCCCCATCCCTAAGACATTTCGGAATGCTGAGCCTGTCAATCTCTTCCAGCACCTGGTGCTGAACCCCATGGCACATTCACAGGCAGTGGAAGAGTTCCACAACCTTCTGACCCAGGTGAAAACTCTGCCCTGTGCCCCATTGGTTGGGGCACCTTAA